From Streptomyces sp. SAI-135:
ATCAGCAGGCGGCACTCGGTGTGCAGGATGTCGCGGGCGAGCTCGGGTCCCCGGCGGGTGGGGTTGACGCCGGCCACTGCGGTACGGGCGAGGGCGGCCGCGCTCAACCACAGCGGGTACTCGGGGGTGTTGTCGAGCAGCACCCCGATGTGGGACCCGGCGCCCGGCAGCAGGTCGGTGAGCAGTGCCGCCCGAGCCGCGGCACCGGAGGCCACCTCGTGGTGGGTGAGCTCCCGCCCCTCGAACCAAAGCCCCGGCCGGTGGTCGCCCCACCGCCCCGCGACGAGCTCCGCGACCGTACGCCTCCTGGAGTCCATGGGCGCGTACGGTAGTTGACGGACCGTCAGATGTGGAGGCCTAAGCCACCGCGGCGAAGGCGATCATGACGATGAGGCAGACCAGGACGACCGTCCCGGCGAAGGCCGTCACCACGAAGGCGGCGCAGCCGTGCCCGCCGCTGCCGGGCCGGGCCGTGGCCACGACGTGGGGGCCCTCGGCGTAGTGCACGGTGACGATGTCGCCCTCCAGCACGGTTCCCGGGCCGCCCTCCTCCTCGAAGCGGATGCTCCGGCCGTCGCGGGCCCTGAACTCGTATACATGCCGCAGGCTCGTGCGCACCCGGCTGTCGCCGCCGCCGTGCGCCACGGCGTACACCCGCAGACACCGCCCCTCGGCGGTGAGCCCGCTCCTGAAGGCGCTGCGCATCCGCAGCCAGCGCCGCACCATGAGGTACGCGCCGGACAGGGCCACGGCCATGATCAGGATCGGAATGACGTAGAAGAAGGCGCTCATGACGGATCCCCCGAGGTCAGGCACCGATCACGGGATCGCGTGATCGTGTGGGGGAACCTACCCCGGGGGAAGCCTGGACTGTCTCAAGCGATGCTCAGAACGTGACGTCCGAGCAGGCGTAGAACGCGTTCGCCGTGTCGGCGATCGTCCACACCGCGACGATCACATGCCGTCCGCTGAGCCCGGACGGCAGGGTGCCGCTGTGCGAGAGGGTGGACGGGGGGCGCTGGCCGTTGTAGGGGACGGTCAGGAACGGGGTGAGGTTGAGGTCGGAGCGGGCCAGGTTGTGGCTCTGGTTCCAGCCCGCCTTGGTGACGTAGTACTTGAAGTCGGTCGTAGCGTGCATGGCGGTGAACTGCCAGCGGAACGTGTAGCTCTGCCCGCCCGTCACCTTCGTCGCAGGCCACGCGGTACCCGACGGTGTCCTCGGTGCGCTGAGCTGGCTGAACTGACTCAGGCCGGCGTTGCAGATCTGCCCGTCCGCGGGCCCGCCGGCCGGGAAGCCCTTCGGGCCCTCGACGCTCTGCGGCTCCCACTGGATCGAGCCGCAGTTCGCCACCGTGCCGTTCTGGCAGAGCTTCTGCCTGCTGATGGGGAGGTCGGTGTAGCCGTGGCCGCTGGCGCCGCCGGAGGAGAGCACGACGGCGCCGGTGGTGGCGAGACCCACCACGGCGGCGTACCACTTGGTCTTTTTGCGCATGCTGCCGCTCCTGGAGAACGTGGGGGAGGTTCAGTGAGCTTGCAGGTCTAGACCAAGTCCCAGATTATTACTGAGTGTTGAACATGTCCATACCAACTACGCCCCTTGTTCTCCACGCCCCGCGCAGAACGCCACCGTCAAGTCCTTGACCAGCGCCTTGCGTTCGTAGTCGTCCAGCTCCACCAGGCCCCGCATGGTCAGCCGGGTGACCGTGTCCTCCACCGAGTCCACCACCGAGGTCAGCATGGTGGCCCGCTGCTGGGCGTCCAGCGCGGCGATCCGGCGGCGGTGCATCGCGGCGGCGACCTCGGGGGCGTACTCGACGCGCAGCGGCTGCACCGAGAACACCTCGACGCCGACGGGCGCGGTCTCCGCGGCCACCAGCCGGGTCAGCGCCTCCCCCGCCGTGTCGGCCGAGCCCCGGCCGGAGCCCGGTGCCTCCACCGGGACCCGGGCGAGCGCGGCCTCGACGCACTCGCGCAGATACGTCTCGTGGTCGTCCACGCCGAGCGTGGCCCGCGCGGTGTCCCGCACCCGCCACACCACGAGGACGACGACCCGCAGCGCGACCCCGCTCGCGTCGGCGGCCGGCATCGGCTCACCGCGCCAGTGCCGCAGCCGTACGTCGACCCGGCGGCGCAGCAGCAGCGGGTTGACCCACATCAGGCCGGTGCGCCGGACGGTCCCCCGGTAGCGGCCGAACAGACCGAGCACCCAGGCCCGCCCGGTCCGGCCGCGGGCCAGTCCGCCGAAGCCGAACAGACCGAGGGCACCGGCACCGGCGTACGCCGCCCACTGGGCCGGACCGAGGCCCGCGCCCGCGAACGCCGGGACCCGGAGCGCCTCCAGGGCCAGCCTCGGCAGTACGCCGGCCCACCACGAGGTGACCGCGCACCCGGCCAGTCCGCAGGTGCCGGCGAGGACACCCACCGAGCCCGGCAGCACCCGGGCGGGACGCTCGGACAGGTCGGGATCCACGTCGGGGGCGGGTCGCGGGGTGAGCCGGTCGGGTCTGCGCAGCCGGGGCTGTTCGCCGGTGCCCTGCCTGCGGGCCACCACCGCGGGCTTCAGCGGCACCGACACCGGGTCCGGGTCGTCACGGAAGAGCAGGTGGACCGGGATCTCGGTGGTCGACTCGTTCTGGATGAGCCGGGCCGGGCGGGCGTGCCCCTCGGACTCCGGTGTGGGTGAAGCGGTCGTAGTCATGCGTGTCTCCAGCCTCCGCGCCAGATGTCACCACAGGTGGTTACGAGAAGAGCCGCCGCCAGGTCTCCGGCCCCGGGTAGCCGTCCGCCGCGCCGCCCCGCCAGCCCTGGGCGCGCTGGAAGGCCTCGACGCCCCGCCGGTCCGGCTCGCCCCAGCGCGGTCCCGGCCCGGTCGTGTAGTACTTGCCGAACCCTTTCTTCACCAGCTGTCTGCCGAGCTGGGTGACGTACTTGTTGCTCGCGCCGGGCCGGAACATCGCGCGTCCCGGGTAGCCGGGGACCCCGTGCGAGGAGGGCGCCGAGGGGCCCGCCGCCCCCGTCTGTCCGCCCGCCCCTCCGATGTCCTTGCCCCTGCCGGTCACCAGCAGCGTCCAGGTCTGCACCCCGGGCAGCCCGTCCGCGTCCTCGCCCCGCCAGCCCTGCGCCTGCTGGAACGCCTGGGTCGCCCTGCGGTCCGCGTCCGTCCAGCGGGGGCCGGGGCCGGAGGTGTAGTAGCGCCCGGCGCCGCGCTCCACGAGCATGCGGCCGAGCTGGGTGACGTACTTGTTGTTGGCCCCGGGGCCGAAGTAGGCGGCTCCCGGGTAGGACGTCACGTCCGGCCCGGCGGGCTTGTCGCTGTCCGGCTTGGGTGTGGCCGGTGGGGAGGTGGCCGGTTGGGGGGTGGCCGGCTCCGCGCCCGGGGCGGCGCCCGCGAGCCCCTTGTACCGGTAGGCGACGTAACGGTCCGAGTTGCTCCAGTAGGCGTAGGGCGTGGCCTGCTTGCGGGCGTACGGACGGGTCTCCTCGTAGGCGAGGTAGTAGGTGTGCGTGTAGTCCGTCCAGCCGCCGAAGATGACGACGTG
This genomic window contains:
- a CDS encoding peptidoglycan-binding protein, which codes for METPVFEEIDPASDCDCPGCVHWRRVLPRSTGAHPAATRAMIVAAAASTALGAVHAAPAFAAPHAPARPGAPAIDEPATPQGRKAPLHGPGGRPTVVKAPTTTRADIIRRAKQWVAAKVPYSMSAYWGDGYRQDCSGFVSMAWNLPGNEWTGSLGQYGIRIAKDDLQPGDILLFHNPSNPEQGSHVVIFGGWTDYTHTYYLAYEETRPYARKQATPYAYWSNSDRYVAYRYKGLAGAAPGAEPATPQPATSPPATPKPDSDKPAGPDVTSYPGAAYFGPGANNKYVTQLGRMLVERGAGRYYTSGPGPRWTDADRRATQAFQQAQGWRGEDADGLPGVQTWTLLVTGRGKDIGGAGGQTGAAGPSAPSSHGVPGYPGRAMFRPGASNKYVTQLGRQLVKKGFGKYYTTGPGPRWGEPDRRGVEAFQRAQGWRGGAADGYPGPETWRRLFS
- a CDS encoding lytic polysaccharide monooxygenase; translation: MRKKTKWYAAVVGLATTGAVVLSSGGASGHGYTDLPISRQKLCQNGTVANCGSIQWEPQSVEGPKGFPAGGPADGQICNAGLSQFSQLSAPRTPSGTAWPATKVTGGQSYTFRWQFTAMHATTDFKYYVTKAGWNQSHNLARSDLNLTPFLTVPYNGQRPPSTLSHSGTLPSGLSGRHVIVAVWTIADTANAFYACSDVTF
- a CDS encoding SPFH domain-containing protein, with protein sequence MTTTASPTPESEGHARPARLIQNESTTEIPVHLLFRDDPDPVSVPLKPAVVARRQGTGEQPRLRRPDRLTPRPAPDVDPDLSERPARVLPGSVGVLAGTCGLAGCAVTSWWAGVLPRLALEALRVPAFAGAGLGPAQWAAYAGAGALGLFGFGGLARGRTGRAWVLGLFGRYRGTVRRTGLMWVNPLLLRRRVDVRLRHWRGEPMPAADASGVALRVVVLVVWRVRDTARATLGVDDHETYLRECVEAALARVPVEAPGSGRGSADTAGEALTRLVAAETAPVGVEVFSVQPLRVEYAPEVAAAMHRRRIAALDAQQRATMLTSVVDSVEDTVTRLTMRGLVELDDYERKALVKDLTVAFCAGRGEQGA